In one window of Deinococcus malanensis DNA:
- a CDS encoding GGDEF domain-containing protein, with amino-acid sequence MDLNNFKEVNDKHGHLEGDRVLKEVALALKEQTRESDQVFRMGGDEFLILMADASEEDVQALGHRLLWV; translated from the coding sequence CTGGATCTCAACAACTTCAAAGAAGTGAATGACAAGCATGGACACCTGGAAGGTGACCGGGTCCTGAAGGAAGTCGCGCTGGCCTTGAAAGAACAGACGCGTGAGTCCGATCAGGTGTTCCGGATGGGTGGCGACGAATTCCTGATTCTGATGGCTGACGCTTCTGAGGAGGATGTCCAGGCGTTGGGGCACAGGCTCTTGTGGGTTTAG
- a CDS encoding transposase, which produces MLLCREEITDDQRQRLGPLLHPQVGHGRPYLNHRPSISGIIWVLRTGAPWRDVPERFGKWTTIHSRFRRWNRPASQRPRPH; this is translated from the coding sequence TTGCTGCTGTGCCGTGAAGAAATTACTGACGATCAACGGCAGCGACTCGGCCCATTGTTGCATCCGCAAGTCGGTCATGGGCGGCCATACCTTAACCACCGGCCCAGCATCAGTGGAATCATTTGGGTACTCCGAACGGGCGCGCCCTGGCGTGATGTCCCTGAACGGTTCGGCAAATGGACCACGATCCATAGTCGGTTCCGTCGCTGGAACCGACCTGCCTCCCAGCGTCCGAGACCACATTGA